One region of Kazachstania africana CBS 2517 chromosome 3, complete genome genomic DNA includes:
- the RRP14 gene encoding ribosome biosynthesis protein RRP14 (similar to Saccharomyces cerevisiae RRP14 (YKL082C); ancestral locus Anc_2.636), whose translation MSNSLEERLRANSSAFDGLLSLIPAKYYYDEETKNQWKAKKKTKEQYHADKMNKLDPEDNAESNALHVLKLRERVAKPVVLPGERLKKLKNAFEDKIEEKEQEAEQEQVEEEDIRVIFDDEGNEIPVQEEEEEQKEEEEKQPKKDKIEKKKNLTELRSKLQAKIQTLRAKRKAPGSNVQGAPLSRDAILKERKRKEELKKQKKQQDEDEDEESDSSDDDDASDVDDEIRSNKKSAKDEVNADNVMFQNIVFDDGAKLTSNLRNIRKNPNQKKKGPSKNDIKAHLKLLETKQKKIESKDELEQIKLKEKDKWQRAMLQAEGVKLKDDEKLLRKALKRKESKKRKSAVEWSERQRTVQQSKMEKAKRREENLKIRKENKGVKRSKQQKMKRKFTGLIKNNKKSNKVSKKRAGFEGRLKSSKK comes from the coding sequence ATGAGTAATTCTTTAGAGGAACGTCTACGAGCAAACTCGAGTGCATTTGATGGGTTACTTTCTTTGATTCCTGCCAAGTATTATTACGATGAAGAGACTAAGAATCAGTGGAAggcaaagaagaagactaAAGAACAATATCATGCAGACAAGATGAATAAATTGGATCCAGAGGATAATGCTGAGTCTAATGCTCTTcatgttttgaaattgagaGAACGTGTGGCTAAACCAGTGGTATTGCCTGGGGAAAGactcaaaaaattaaagaatgCATTcgaagataaaattgaagaaaaagagcAAGAAGCAGAACAGGAGCAAGTggaggaagaagatatCAGAGTTATCTTTGATGACGAGGGAAACGAAATACCTgtacaagaagaagaggaggaacaaaaagaagaagaagagaaacaaccaaagaaagataaaattgaaaagaagaaaaatttgacagAATTGCGTTCAAAATTACAAGCCAAGATTCAGACGTTAAGGGCCAAGAGAAAGGCACCTGGATCCAATGTTCAAGGGGCTCCACTCTCAAGAGATGCCATTCTCAAAGAGAGAAAACGTAAAGAggaattgaagaaacaaaagaagcaacaggatgaagatgaagacgaagaaaGTGATTCTAGCGATGATGACGATGCAAGTGATGTGGATGACGAAATAAGGTCGAATAAGAAATCAGCAAAGGATGAAGTTAACGCCGATAACGtaatgtttcaaaatattgtatttgATGATGGTGCTAAATTAACATCAAATTTACgaaatattagaaaaaatccaaatcaaaagaagaaaggtCCTTCAAAGAATGACATTAAAGCACATTTGAAGTTATTAGAGACTaagcaaaagaagatagaatcaaaagatgaattggaacaaattaaactgaaagaaaaagataaatggCAAAGAGCAATGTTACAAGCTGAAGGTgtcaaattgaaagatgatgaaaaattgttacGCAAAGCtttgaagagaaaagaatccaagaagagaaagtCTGCCGTTGAATGGAGTGAAAGACAAAGAACTGTTCAACAATCAAAGATGGAAAAGGCAAAGAGAcgtgaagaaaatttgaaaattagGAAGGAAAATAAAGGTGTTAAGAGATCCAAACAACAAAAGATGAAACGTAAATTCACTGGTTTAATtaaaaacaataaaaaatcaaataaagtTAGCAAGAAAAGAGCTGGTTTTGAAGGTCGTCTAAAATCATCCAAGAAATAA